The DNA region CGGATATTTTATTTTCAGATACTGAACAGACTCTTTGTCAATTTCACTTACAAACAGAGAATATTTTTTTTCCTGCAATAAAAAATCAGTGAGTACTCCCATTCCAGGGCCAATCTCCAGAACATTCGTATATCCTTTATAACCAGACAGTCCGTCTACTATATCTTTGGCAATACTCAGGTCATTGAGAAAATGCTGACCAAGAAACTTTTTAGGCTTTACAGATTTCATTCCCAAAAGTAATCATTTAAGGTTACCTTTTTTGCATGAAAGGTATTCAGATATAAATAGTAATTATATGGTAATATTTTAGTTTTTCTTTTTCGTACCTGTTTCGTAAATTTTCAAAAACAGCATATTTCAATTGAAGTGTGCTGTTTTTGTTTTAAAAGGGAAATGATAAATTTGCCGTTCACAGATTAAGAAAGTATGATCCGGTTAAATTTTGAAGGTAATATTTCTGAAACAGAAAATCTTGCTATTTTGGCAGATTCTATAACAGATGTAAAAAAGTACTTAAATAAGGCCGAAGAAATTGAATATGTTGAAAAAAAACTGGAAACTACTTCTATAGTTGCTGTTAACCAACTATATAGAAATGTCTATATTATCTCTTTCAACAGCAAGACCTTTGATTATTCCAACAAAGAAAAATTAAGAAAGACCGGTGCAGAACTTTGCTCTTTAATAAAAAAGGAAAAGCTGAAAACAATCCAGATAACAGGCTCTTTCGGTGAAGGAACCCTTGCCCTGGCAGAAGGTATTGCCTTAAGTGCTTACAATTTCAGCAAATACAAATCCGCTGCAACTTCAACCTTTCCTGAAAAAATCAATATATATTCAGAGGATTTAAACGAAAGTGATATTCTTGATCTTCAAAATATTATACATGGAGTTTACCACACGAGAAACCTTGTCAATGAACCGGTAAATTTCCTGACAGCAGAGCAACTAGGAAAAGAATTTAAAGCTTTAGGGAAAGAAGCTGGATTTAATGTTGAAGTATTTGATAAGCAAAAGATAACAGATCTTAAAATGGGGGGCTTATTAAGCGTTAACTTAGGGAGCCCGAATCCACCGGTATTTATCATAGCCGAATACAAACCAGCAAATGCCATAAATGCCAAACCTTATGTTCTAATTGGCAAAGGTGTTGTTTATGATACAGGAGGACTATCGCTTAAGCCCACTCCAAACTCCATGGATCTGATGAAATCTGACATGGCAGGAGGAGCAGCAGTGGCAGGGATCTTATATGCTATTGCCAAAAGTAAACTTCCTTTATACATCATTGGTCTTGTACCAGCTACAGAAAATCGACCAGATGGTAATGCCATGACTCCTGGGGATGTTATAAAGATGTATGATGGCACGACTGTGGAAGTTTTGAATACTGATGCAGAAGGCAGACTAATATTGGCAGATGCATTGGCTTATGCAGCCCAATATGATCCTGTTTTTGTGGCAGATCTTGCTACATTAACAGGAGCAGCTGCAAGGGCAATCGGAAAAGAGGGCATTGTATATATGGGAACTGCTAAAGAAGAATTGAAAAATATTCTGGAAAATTCTGGAAAAACAGTTTATGAAAGGCTGGTTGAATTTCCTCTTTGGGAAGAATATGGAAAACAATTACAATCTGATATCGCTGATCTTAAAAATATAGGATCCGGAGATGCCGGTGCTATTACTGCAGGAAAATTTATGCAGCATTTCGTAAAATATGACTGGTTACACCTTGATATTGCAGGAAGTGCATTTTTAACTTCTGAAGATAGCTATAGAGGAAAGAACGGCACAGGAACTGGCGTTCGGTTATTTTATGATTTTTTCAAAAAATTAAGTCAACAAAACTAAAAATGGGATACTTAACAAATAATTCAGAAAAACCTGTAATCGGAATTACACTGGGAGATTTTAATGGGATAGGTCCGGAGGTAATTATTAAAACATTGTCAGATAGCAGAATCACAAAAATCTGCTTACCCATTGTTTATGGTTCTGTTAAAATTTTCAGCAAGTACAAAAAACTGATTGAAACGTCCGAGGAATTGCATTTTCATCAGACAAAAAATACGGAAGGGGTTAATCCTAAGAAAATTAACATTATTAATTGCTGGGAAGAAGATTACGAAATTAATCCTGGAAAGCCCACTGCAGAGTCAGGACAATCTGCATACATATCACTTTCACGAGCTGCTGAAGATTTATTTTCCGGCAAGCTCGATGCTTTGGTAACTGCCCCGATTAACAAGAAGAATATTCAATCTGAGGAATTTAAATTCCCAGGACATACAGAGTTTTTCACACACAAAAGTGGAGTAAACGACAGTTTAATGCTATTAGTAAGTGAAGATCTCAGGGTCGGTGTAGTTACTGGCCATATTCCCCTTTCTGAAGTGAAAAAATCTTTGACTAAGGAAAAGTTGCTTTCCAAAATCAATGTATTATATAAAGCGTTGAAAAATGATTTTGGAATATTGAAACCAAAAATAGCCTTATTAGGGTTAAATCCACATGCAGGTGAAGAAGGATTATTGGGGAAAGATGAAATAGAATTACTTACTCCACTTATTGAAGAGTTAAAAGCTAAAGGAGTTTTAATCTTTGGCCCATTTTCGGCAGATGGTTTTTTTGGAACAAAACAGTACAAAAAATTTGATGCTGTTTTAGGAATGTACCATGATCAAGGACTTATACCATTCAAAACCCTGGCATTTGATTCGGGAGTAAATTATACTTCAGGCCTTCCCGTAATCAGAACTTCTCCTGACCATGGCACAGGGTATGACATAGCTGGGAAAAATATTGCGAACGAATCTTCGTTCAGGGAAGCAGTGTTTTTGGCATGCGATATAGTAAAAAACCGCAAACCGGTGACAGTTTAGCCAGTGAATAAAAATCAAAAACACTGATTATCAATACAAAAACCTTACAAATGTGTTACTTCAAATTAACATTTTTGTTAATTAAAATAATATATTAACTTTGCGCCCTAGATTTCAGGGCGGAGCTATGACTTGTATGAAAGGATTAAGAACTTTTGACATCGAAATAGTAAGTCTTAGTAATTCGAAACACTACTATGACTACACTCTGGACAGTACGTTTTTTGAGAATTTTGAAGACAGCCTGTTAGAAAAAGGTCAGCTGAAAGTAACTGTGATGCTTAATAAATCGGAAACGATGATACAAGCATCAATTGCTGTAGAAGGCTGGGTAGAATTAATATGTGACAGAAGCCTGGACCCTTTTGAATATCAAATCAATACAAATGATCAGATTATATTCAAATATGGAAAGGAATATGCGGAAATCAGTGAAGAAATTATCACTATTCCTTTTGAAACTCAAAAATTAAATCTGTCACAGTTTATATATGAATTCATAGGACTGGCTGTTCCGATGAAAAAACTTCATCCAAAATTCATAAAAGAAGAAGAAGAAGAAAATGATGAAGAAGAAACGCTTTTGATTTATTCTACTCCAATTGACCTGGATGAAGACGAACTTAAAGACGACGAAATAGATCCCAGATGGGATATATTAAATAAATTAAAAAAATAATAAATTAATCAAATACAATGGCTCATCCTAAGAGAAAAATTTCGAAAACCAGAAGAGACAAAAGAAGAACTCATTATAAGGCAAGTGCTCCGACATTATCAATTTGTCCAACTACTGGAGAAGCACACTTGAGACACAGAGCACATTGGTCTGAAGGTAAATTATATTACAAAGGCCAAGTTGTAATGGAAAAAGAGATCCTGGCATAAAATAACTCTATGAGAATTGCATTGGATGCAATGGGTGGTGATTACGCCCCCCAGGCTGTCCTTCAGGGTGCTTTAATGGCAAAGGAGTCTTTTTCCAAAGAAAACAAAGAAATAGTTTTAATTGGAAATCAGGCGATCATTCACTCCCATTTTGAAAAATTGGGAGCTGATAAAAATGCTTTTGAAATTGTACATACTGAAGATGTAATACAAATGGGTGAACACCCGACTAAAGCTATTGGTCAAAAGCCAAACTCCAGCATTATGTTAGGTTTCAAAATGCTTAAGGAAAAGTCAGTTGACGCCTTTTGCAGTGCCGGCAATACAGGAGCAATGCTTGTCGGCTCACTTTTTACAATAAAAGCAATACCGGGAATCGACAGACCTGGAATTGCTGGTTTTATCCCTAAAGAAGACGGCAGATACGGAATTCTTCTGGACGTAGGAGCTAATGCAGATTGCAAACCTGAGTTTTTAGATCAATTTGCGGTACTTGGCTCTTTATATTCGAAATATATTTTTAATATAGAAAATCCCAAAGTAGGTTTAATGAACCTGGGAGAAGAAGAGCAAAAAGGTACAATCCTGACTCAAGCAACTCATCAGCTACTGAAAAATAATCCAAAAATTAACTTCGTAGGAAATATTGAAGGCAGAGATGCTTTTAATGATAGAGCTGATGTAATTGTTACAGATGGTTTTACGGGAAATGTTGTCCTTAAGCTGGCAGAAACATTTTATGAACTAATGGAAAAGAGAAATTTCATGGATCCATTCATAGAATTGTTCAATTATGCTGGTGTAGGCGGTAGCCCTATCCTTGGTGTTAATGGTAATGTTATTATCGGCCACGGAGTTTCCACACCAATTGCAATCAAAAATATGCTTAACCTGGCAGTTCAACTTACCGAAGCCGGAATAGTAGATAAAATTAAAAACGCATACAATTAAATCTTATCAGGCAGATGAGCAAATTAAGAGCTGCTATTACAGGGGTTGGAGGTTATGTTCCAGATTACATTCTAACCAATAAAGAGCTCGAAAAACTGGTTGACACCACAGACGAATGGATATTGACCAGAACAGGAATCAGGGAAAGAAGACTGCTTAAAAACCCAGGAGAAGGAACTTCTAATATTGCGATTCATGCAGTGAATGAGTTATTA from Sporocytophaga myxococcoides includes:
- the plsX gene encoding phosphate acyltransferase PlsX; the protein is MRIALDAMGGDYAPQAVLQGALMAKESFSKENKEIVLIGNQAIIHSHFEKLGADKNAFEIVHTEDVIQMGEHPTKAIGQKPNSSIMLGFKMLKEKSVDAFCSAGNTGAMLVGSLFTIKAIPGIDRPGIAGFIPKEDGRYGILLDVGANADCKPEFLDQFAVLGSLYSKYIFNIENPKVGLMNLGEEEQKGTILTQATHQLLKNNPKINFVGNIEGRDAFNDRADVIVTDGFTGNVVLKLAETFYELMEKRNFMDPFIELFNYAGVGGSPILGVNGNVIIGHGVSTPIAIKNMLNLAVQLTEAGIVDKIKNAYN
- the rpmF gene encoding 50S ribosomal protein L32; its protein translation is MAHPKRKISKTRRDKRRTHYKASAPTLSICPTTGEAHLRHRAHWSEGKLYYKGQVVMEKEILA
- a CDS encoding leucyl aminopeptidase family protein, giving the protein MIRLNFEGNISETENLAILADSITDVKKYLNKAEEIEYVEKKLETTSIVAVNQLYRNVYIISFNSKTFDYSNKEKLRKTGAELCSLIKKEKLKTIQITGSFGEGTLALAEGIALSAYNFSKYKSAATSTFPEKINIYSEDLNESDILDLQNIIHGVYHTRNLVNEPVNFLTAEQLGKEFKALGKEAGFNVEVFDKQKITDLKMGGLLSVNLGSPNPPVFIIAEYKPANAINAKPYVLIGKGVVYDTGGLSLKPTPNSMDLMKSDMAGGAAVAGILYAIAKSKLPLYIIGLVPATENRPDGNAMTPGDVIKMYDGTTVEVLNTDAEGRLILADALAYAAQYDPVFVADLATLTGAAARAIGKEGIVYMGTAKEELKNILENSGKTVYERLVEFPLWEEYGKQLQSDIADLKNIGSGDAGAITAGKFMQHFVKYDWLHLDIAGSAFLTSEDSYRGKNGTGTGVRLFYDFFKKLSQQN
- a CDS encoding YceD family protein, whose amino-acid sequence is MRPRFQGGAMTCMKGLRTFDIEIVSLSNSKHYYDYTLDSTFFENFEDSLLEKGQLKVTVMLNKSETMIQASIAVEGWVELICDRSLDPFEYQINTNDQIIFKYGKEYAEISEEIITIPFETQKLNLSQFIYEFIGLAVPMKKLHPKFIKEEEEENDEEETLLIYSTPIDLDEDELKDDEIDPRWDILNKLKK
- the pdxA gene encoding 4-hydroxythreonine-4-phosphate dehydrogenase PdxA, producing MGYLTNNSEKPVIGITLGDFNGIGPEVIIKTLSDSRITKICLPIVYGSVKIFSKYKKLIETSEELHFHQTKNTEGVNPKKINIINCWEEDYEINPGKPTAESGQSAYISLSRAAEDLFSGKLDALVTAPINKKNIQSEEFKFPGHTEFFTHKSGVNDSLMLLVSEDLRVGVVTGHIPLSEVKKSLTKEKLLSKINVLYKALKNDFGILKPKIALLGLNPHAGEEGLLGKDEIELLTPLIEELKAKGVLIFGPFSADGFFGTKQYKKFDAVLGMYHDQGLIPFKTLAFDSGVNYTSGLPVIRTSPDHGTGYDIAGKNIANESSFREAVFLACDIVKNRKPVTV